From the genome of Rhineura floridana isolate rRhiFlo1 chromosome 7, rRhiFlo1.hap2, whole genome shotgun sequence, one region includes:
- the LOC133388373 gene encoding interferon-induced protein with tetratricopeptide repeats 5-like isoform X2: MSEISKKSLKQNLLHLECHFTWILLKEDVDLDELEERIAVQINFLPTRSKVRNYNLLAYVKYLNGKKEEALENLQKAEETVKTEYPEEIEMRSLVTWGNYAWVYYRMDKLTEVQTYIKKVESICKQHGHGSPYKMKHPQVYCEKGWAFLKFGGKYYKKAKESFAKALEEEAENPEYNSGYAITVYRLEDYCERKSAAEGSSLEPLKKAVKLNPDDPFVVPLLALKLQEIDKAKEGEEYIKKALGKHPDISYVLRYAAIFYRKKGDVERALELLKKALSLTPNSGFLHHQTGICYRTQYFKIKASKGTHQDREQLAELIRLGIFHFIKVVEHKTKFFYAYLDLASMYAEGKELQKAEETFQKAFAMKNLTDTEKQQFHFGYGRFQAFHKRSESEAVKHYLAGLKIENESFERNKCKYYLKTLIEKKSMRGSTDAKSLGILGFIHQLDGEKLLAIGCYEQALKMDHDNQEYLSALLDLRLSLQT; the protein is encoded by the exons ATGAG TGAAATTTCCAAGAAATCATTAAAGCAGAACCTCTTGCACCTTGAATGCCATTTTACTTGGATATTGCTGAAGGAGGACGTAGACCTTGATGAATTAGAGGAAAGGATTGCTGTGCAGATTAACTTTTTACCGACCAGATCCAAAGTCCGAAATTATAACTTGCTGGCCTATGTGAAATACTTGAATGGCAAGAAGGAGGAGGCCCTGGAAAATTTACAGAAGGCTGAAGAGACTGTTAAAACAGAGTACCCAGAAGAAATTGAAATGAGAAGTCTTGTTACATGGGGCAACTATGCTTGGGTCTACTACCGCATGGATAAACTTACAGAAGTACAAACCTACATAAAGAAGGTGGAAAGTATCTGCAAGCAACACGGACATGGCTCCCCTTATAAGATGAAACATCCACAAGTCTACTGTGAAAAGGGGTGGGCATTCCTAAAATTTGGGGGAAAGTATTACAAAAAAGccaaggagagctttgcaaaGGCACTGGAAGAAGAAGCCGAGAACCCTGAATATAATTCTGGCTATGCAATCACAGTATACCGCCTAGAGGATTATTGTGAAAGAAAATCTGCAGCAGAAGGGTCCTCACTGGAACCCTTGAAGAAGGCAGTAAAGCTGAATCCAGATGATCCATTTGTTGTACCCCTCCTTGCATTAAAGCTGCAGGAGATAGACAAAGCTAAAGAGGGGGAAGAGTACATCAAGAAAGCCCTTGGAAAACACCCAGATATCTCTTATGTGCTGAGGTATGCTGCCATATTTTACAGGAAAAAGGGTGATGTGGAAAGAGCCCTGGAGCTTTTGAAGAAAGCACTGAGCTTGACACCAAATTCAGGCTTCCTGCATCACCAGACAGGGATTTGCTATAGAACacagtattttaaaattaaagcatCAAAAGGCACCCATCAAGACAGAGAACAGTTGGCAGAACTGATCAGACTGGGCATTTTTCATTTCATAAAGGTGGTGGAGCACAAAACCAAATTTTTCTATGCTTATCTAGACCTTGCAAGCATGTATGCAGAaggcaaagagctccaaaaagcaGAAGAAACTTTTCAGAAAGCATTTGCAATGAAGAACTTAACTGATACAGAAAAACAGCAGTTCCACTTTGGTTATGGCCGCTTTCAGGCATTTCACAAAAGATCAGAATCTGAGGCTGTTAAACACTACCTGGCAGGGCTAAAAATTGAAAATGAATCATTTGAGAGAAATAAGTGCAAATATTACTTGAAGACGTTAATAGAAAAGAAAAGCATGAGAGGATCAACAGATGCTAAGAGTTTGGGCATTCTTGGATTCATTCACCAACTTGATGGGGAAAAGTTGCTAGCTATTGGGTGCTATGAACAAGCCCTGAAAATGGATCACGATAATCAAGAATATCTCAGTGCTCTTTTAGACTTGAGGCTTTCCTTACAAACCTAA
- the LOC133388373 gene encoding interferon-induced protein with tetratricopeptide repeats 5-like isoform X1: protein MRISICLSLFPTPTSQFSEISKKSLKQNLLHLECHFTWILLKEDVDLDELEERIAVQINFLPTRSKVRNYNLLAYVKYLNGKKEEALENLQKAEETVKTEYPEEIEMRSLVTWGNYAWVYYRMDKLTEVQTYIKKVESICKQHGHGSPYKMKHPQVYCEKGWAFLKFGGKYYKKAKESFAKALEEEAENPEYNSGYAITVYRLEDYCERKSAAEGSSLEPLKKAVKLNPDDPFVVPLLALKLQEIDKAKEGEEYIKKALGKHPDISYVLRYAAIFYRKKGDVERALELLKKALSLTPNSGFLHHQTGICYRTQYFKIKASKGTHQDREQLAELIRLGIFHFIKVVEHKTKFFYAYLDLASMYAEGKELQKAEETFQKAFAMKNLTDTEKQQFHFGYGRFQAFHKRSESEAVKHYLAGLKIENESFERNKCKYYLKTLIEKKSMRGSTDAKSLGILGFIHQLDGEKLLAIGCYEQALKMDHDNQEYLSALLDLRLSLQT from the exons ATGAG AATTTCAATATGTCTGTCTCTcttcccaacccccacctcccaatTTAGTGAAATTTCCAAGAAATCATTAAAGCAGAACCTCTTGCACCTTGAATGCCATTTTACTTGGATATTGCTGAAGGAGGACGTAGACCTTGATGAATTAGAGGAAAGGATTGCTGTGCAGATTAACTTTTTACCGACCAGATCCAAAGTCCGAAATTATAACTTGCTGGCCTATGTGAAATACTTGAATGGCAAGAAGGAGGAGGCCCTGGAAAATTTACAGAAGGCTGAAGAGACTGTTAAAACAGAGTACCCAGAAGAAATTGAAATGAGAAGTCTTGTTACATGGGGCAACTATGCTTGGGTCTACTACCGCATGGATAAACTTACAGAAGTACAAACCTACATAAAGAAGGTGGAAAGTATCTGCAAGCAACACGGACATGGCTCCCCTTATAAGATGAAACATCCACAAGTCTACTGTGAAAAGGGGTGGGCATTCCTAAAATTTGGGGGAAAGTATTACAAAAAAGccaaggagagctttgcaaaGGCACTGGAAGAAGAAGCCGAGAACCCTGAATATAATTCTGGCTATGCAATCACAGTATACCGCCTAGAGGATTATTGTGAAAGAAAATCTGCAGCAGAAGGGTCCTCACTGGAACCCTTGAAGAAGGCAGTAAAGCTGAATCCAGATGATCCATTTGTTGTACCCCTCCTTGCATTAAAGCTGCAGGAGATAGACAAAGCTAAAGAGGGGGAAGAGTACATCAAGAAAGCCCTTGGAAAACACCCAGATATCTCTTATGTGCTGAGGTATGCTGCCATATTTTACAGGAAAAAGGGTGATGTGGAAAGAGCCCTGGAGCTTTTGAAGAAAGCACTGAGCTTGACACCAAATTCAGGCTTCCTGCATCACCAGACAGGGATTTGCTATAGAACacagtattttaaaattaaagcatCAAAAGGCACCCATCAAGACAGAGAACAGTTGGCAGAACTGATCAGACTGGGCATTTTTCATTTCATAAAGGTGGTGGAGCACAAAACCAAATTTTTCTATGCTTATCTAGACCTTGCAAGCATGTATGCAGAaggcaaagagctccaaaaagcaGAAGAAACTTTTCAGAAAGCATTTGCAATGAAGAACTTAACTGATACAGAAAAACAGCAGTTCCACTTTGGTTATGGCCGCTTTCAGGCATTTCACAAAAGATCAGAATCTGAGGCTGTTAAACACTACCTGGCAGGGCTAAAAATTGAAAATGAATCATTTGAGAGAAATAAGTGCAAATATTACTTGAAGACGTTAATAGAAAAGAAAAGCATGAGAGGATCAACAGATGCTAAGAGTTTGGGCATTCTTGGATTCATTCACCAACTTGATGGGGAAAAGTTGCTAGCTATTGGGTGCTATGAACAAGCCCTGAAAATGGATCACGATAATCAAGAATATCTCAGTGCTCTTTTAGACTTGAGGCTTTCCTTACAAACCTAA